A genomic window from Brevibacillus agri includes:
- a CDS encoding FecCD family ABC transporter permease: MQSKKAVPILILAVSPIAIVLVIVLSVLYGAKQIDAYTIYQALFQFDEGNVDHQIIMHSRLPRVLGALMIGAFLAISGALMQGMTRNYLASPSIMGVSDGSAFAITLCMVLLPAASNTTMIFMSLAGSAAAVMMVLALSRLLPNGFSPVALAVIGTITGTFLSSVSAAIASYFQVSQNVSFWYNARLHQLEPGLISLSIPFAVVGIVMALLLSKSITILSLGEEISLSLGQKTMLVKVLATAAVVILTGISVALAGKIGFVGLVIPHITRFLVGLDYRWIVPCAGVLGAVFLGLADVLSRFLNSPFETPIGVVTAFIGVPFFLYLIYKRGGGKHA, translated from the coding sequence ATGCAATCGAAAAAAGCAGTACCTATCCTCATACTTGCGGTTTCGCCCATAGCGATTGTGCTCGTGATCGTGCTCTCCGTTTTGTACGGGGCCAAGCAGATCGACGCGTACACCATCTATCAGGCTCTCTTCCAGTTTGACGAAGGGAATGTGGACCACCAGATCATCATGCACTCCCGCCTGCCGCGAGTGTTGGGCGCACTCATGATCGGAGCGTTTTTGGCAATATCGGGGGCACTCATGCAGGGGATGACGAGGAACTACCTCGCGTCCCCCTCTATTATGGGGGTCTCTGACGGATCGGCTTTCGCCATTACGCTTTGCATGGTGCTGTTGCCTGCTGCATCGAACACGACGATGATCTTTATGTCGCTCGCCGGATCGGCAGCAGCGGTAATGATGGTACTTGCTTTGTCCAGGTTGCTGCCAAACGGTTTTTCGCCTGTTGCGTTGGCTGTGATCGGGACGATCACGGGAACATTTTTGAGCAGTGTCTCGGCGGCAATCGCTTCGTACTTTCAAGTCTCGCAAAACGTCAGCTTCTGGTACAACGCCCGGCTTCACCAATTGGAGCCAGGGTTGATCTCGCTTTCGATTCCGTTTGCAGTCGTCGGCATTGTCATGGCCTTGCTTTTGTCCAAGTCCATCACGATTTTGTCGCTGGGCGAGGAAATCTCGCTCAGTCTGGGACAAAAGACGATGCTGGTCAAAGTGCTGGCTACGGCGGCCGTCGTCATTCTCACGGGCATTTCGGTCGCACTGGCCGGAAAAATCGGCTTTGTCGGCCTGGTTATTCCGCACATCACCCGTTTTTTGGTCGGGCTCGATTATCGCTGGATCGTTCCGTGCGCAGGCGTCTTGGGCGCCGTTTTCCTCGGGCTGGCGGACGTGCTCAGCCGCTTCCTGAACAGCCCGTTCGAGACGCCGATCGGAGTGGTGACTGCGTTTATTGGCGTACCGTTCTTCCTCTATCTGATTTACAAGAGAGGGGGAGGCAAGCATGCCTGA
- a CDS encoding iron-hydroxamate ABC transporter substrate-binding protein: protein MKKIYLGFSVAMLAMALTACGGQQAANSNAANNNAAPAATTATAEKPAAEATQAETRTLKYLDKEYTVPSKTERIVITGSMESMEDALVLGVKPVGAISVGGKFPEMFAPVTGEAQSIGEKTQPNLETILSLKPDVILGSSKFPPEMMEKLGKIKTTFPVSHISTNWEANLLLLGELTGKQAEAQKVIEDYKKDVEAAKVQLGDSLKDKKVVVIRVRGGSINIYPEKVFFNPSLYADLGLTAPAEVKAAKAQEVVSLEKFSEINPDYIFVQFSTDENKDNPKALEDLQNNPIWKSINAVKNGKVFVNVVDPLAQGGTAWSKVNFLKAAVEKLSAK from the coding sequence ATGAAAAAGATATATCTTGGTTTTAGCGTCGCCATGCTGGCAATGGCACTGACTGCGTGCGGCGGACAGCAAGCAGCGAACTCCAACGCTGCAAACAACAACGCAGCACCTGCTGCAACTACCGCAACGGCAGAAAAACCTGCGGCAGAGGCAACCCAAGCGGAAACGCGCACGCTCAAATATCTCGATAAAGAATACACCGTTCCAAGCAAAACCGAGCGCATCGTCATCACAGGCAGCATGGAGTCCATGGAAGACGCGCTCGTGCTCGGCGTAAAACCGGTAGGGGCAATTTCCGTCGGCGGCAAATTCCCGGAGATGTTTGCACCAGTAACCGGGGAAGCGCAATCCATCGGGGAGAAAACCCAACCAAACCTGGAAACCATCCTGTCCCTGAAGCCAGACGTCATTCTGGGCAGCAGCAAATTCCCGCCAGAAATGATGGAGAAATTGGGCAAAATCAAAACGACTTTCCCGGTTTCCCACATCTCTACCAACTGGGAAGCAAACCTGCTCTTGCTGGGTGAGCTGACTGGCAAACAAGCGGAAGCGCAAAAAGTGATCGAGGACTATAAAAAAGATGTAGAAGCAGCCAAAGTACAACTGGGCGACAGCTTGAAAGACAAAAAAGTCGTCGTGATCCGTGTACGTGGCGGCAGCATCAACATCTATCCGGAAAAAGTGTTCTTCAACCCGTCCCTGTATGCTGACCTGGGCCTGACAGCTCCGGCGGAAGTAAAAGCAGCGAAGGCACAAGAAGTCGTGTCTCTGGAAAAATTCAGCGAAATCAACCCGGATTACATCTTCGTCCAATTCTCTACTGACGAGAACAAAGACAACCCGAAAGCTCTGGAAGATTTGCAAAACAACCCGATCTGGAAGAGCATCAACGCTGTGAAAAACGGCAAAGTATTCGTAAACGTAGTCGATCCGCTCGCACAAGGCGGAACAGCTTGGAGTAAAGTAAACTTCCTGAAGGCCGCTGTTGAAAAATTGTCTGCCAAGTAG
- a CDS encoding AraC family transcriptional regulator, whose translation MSDRQALFQEFTEHVMADVIFKLRDIAWVKGDEHERLRQQFTNAHILLVVTGGRGRLRLENVEHQLRQDAIYVCPPMSTFGIDPDSVDDLRMYVLRFDVFMESRKRKRHLRALREEHEFPLVGEVSVRSAGQLVMHCDSIAEQWQQDGGIDRYRSQILFQELWYHIAKSVDFTAQDSATALERARAYMEEHYSQNITIEQLARIAEVSPKYFVDLYKKTYGVSAMDYVTELRISRAKQLMAQSHAKLREIAHQVGYSDEFYFSRKFKKEVGVSPTVYMKSRNRKIAAYRAPLIGQMLALKMIPYAAPLHPKWTAYYHQNYRYDIPVHLSAFRQNENWKANIEMLQEARPDVILSLDKANAQEREQLGRIAPTLFVPFEALGWREQLQMIGDFLGESAEAEHWLAAYDEKLGRARDGLRQKLGDEKFLILRVFKHELAVHCNRSMNDVFYNGLQMNPAYVTQAKVYDQPVTLQEVAALDPDRILLLVCQEAETLEHFRLLKLSVHWQDLKAVRNNRTHLITSDPWREYSAMAHERIINQCVKLLSGDRPC comes from the coding sequence ATGAGCGATAGGCAAGCCTTGTTTCAGGAGTTTACAGAGCATGTGATGGCGGATGTCATTTTCAAGCTTCGCGATATTGCCTGGGTAAAAGGGGACGAGCATGAGCGTCTCCGCCAGCAGTTTACGAACGCGCACATCTTGCTGGTCGTCACCGGGGGGCGAGGACGCCTGCGTTTGGAAAACGTGGAGCATCAACTGCGTCAGGATGCCATCTACGTCTGCCCGCCGATGAGCACCTTCGGCATCGACCCGGACTCCGTAGACGACCTGCGGATGTACGTGTTGCGCTTCGATGTTTTTATGGAGTCCAGAAAGCGGAAAAGACATTTGCGCGCTTTGCGGGAGGAACACGAGTTTCCTTTGGTGGGCGAGGTTTCCGTCCGATCCGCCGGGCAGCTTGTCATGCATTGCGATTCGATCGCGGAGCAGTGGCAGCAGGATGGGGGAATCGACCGTTATCGCAGCCAGATTTTGTTTCAGGAGCTGTGGTACCACATCGCGAAGTCCGTCGATTTTACTGCCCAGGACTCTGCTACGGCGCTGGAGCGGGCCCGCGCCTACATGGAAGAGCATTACTCGCAAAACATTACGATCGAGCAGTTGGCGCGCATCGCGGAAGTAAGCCCGAAATATTTTGTGGACTTGTATAAAAAAACGTACGGCGTGTCCGCGATGGACTACGTCACCGAGCTGCGCATCAGCCGGGCGAAGCAACTGATGGCGCAATCTCACGCAAAGCTGCGGGAAATCGCGCACCAGGTAGGCTACAGCGACGAGTTTTACTTCAGCCGCAAGTTCAAAAAGGAAGTGGGCGTTTCTCCTACTGTTTATATGAAAAGCCGCAATCGCAAAATCGCCGCCTACAGGGCGCCGCTCATCGGCCAGATGCTCGCGTTGAAGATGATTCCGTACGCGGCGCCGCTCCACCCGAAATGGACGGCCTATTACCATCAGAACTACCGCTACGACATTCCCGTCCATCTGAGCGCCTTTCGCCAAAATGAAAATTGGAAGGCGAACATCGAGATGCTGCAGGAAGCCAGACCAGACGTCATCCTGTCCTTGGACAAGGCCAACGCGCAGGAGCGAGAGCAGCTTGGCCGGATCGCGCCGACGCTGTTTGTGCCGTTTGAAGCGCTGGGGTGGCGGGAGCAGTTGCAGATGATTGGCGATTTTTTGGGCGAATCGGCAGAAGCGGAGCATTGGCTCGCCGCGTATGACGAAAAGCTGGGCAGAGCGCGGGATGGACTGCGGCAAAAGCTGGGCGACGAGAAGTTCCTCATTTTGCGCGTGTTCAAACACGAGCTGGCAGTGCACTGCAACCGCAGCATGAACGACGTTTTTTACAACGGCCTGCAAATGAATCCCGCCTACGTCACGCAAGCGAAGGTGTACGACCAGCCTGTGACGCTGCAGGAAGTAGCAGCGCTTGACCCGGACAGGATTTTGCTGCTCGTGTGCCAGGAAGCAGAGACGCTGGAGCATTTCCGGCTGCTGAAGCTGTCGGTGCATTGGCAAGACTTGAAGGCCGTCCGCAACAATCGGACGCATCTGATTACGTCAGACCCGTGGCGGGAATATTCGGCGATGGCCCATGAACGGATTATCAATCAATGCGTGAAGCTGCTTTCAGGAGATCGTCCATGTTGA
- a CDS encoding transglycosylase SLT domain-containing protein, which translates to MRILFLEKCQALLHGLPYGFHDAGHQVLISGLLTERHLPALLQSFRPSLIVMTGWGPELTLTQQAYLCEQIKQAQVPLVYWAEEDPAFVHIWSLPVALRMQVDFVFTVSPETVLVYREAGIRAAHMDFGYDEQLYQPGESGNGPRLPVAVVSPACPYMYRHQLEHDLAGSLHTLIWPLLALGIPVRFYGKEWGQMKPIFGLNIPRDWIVEQPGRMEARQVYRQADIVIEVQSLEKPISERMLQAAGSGSLLLARDSIGLRRIFTPGHDMLASSSPIQTVDLLRHYLERPDERKTLQAHGLRTARSHTYGQRARFMLRTLVEEGILASDAADCVPGAGEHGCPGQPLCVSDARHTVKPGESLWQIACAHGTTIGALQQANRFVSDVLHVGQILRIPHRTAEDGEQLPKIKKWLDKAARLFQLDSLLLYGIAYAESDFGQNAGMSRAGALGIMQLKERTARGLGVDRTDPWQNILGGAMYIKEMLYEFDGDLPMALAAYNWGLNHVWHAVRQGGKQWLTLAPEETQHYVIKIMKYMSEAGRR; encoded by the coding sequence ATGAGAATTTTGTTTTTGGAAAAGTGCCAGGCGCTCCTTCACGGTTTGCCGTACGGGTTTCACGACGCTGGCCATCAGGTGCTGATTTCCGGGCTGTTGACCGAGCGGCATCTGCCTGCGTTGTTGCAATCGTTTCGGCCGTCCCTCATCGTCATGACAGGCTGGGGGCCAGAGCTGACCTTGACGCAGCAAGCGTACTTGTGCGAGCAGATCAAGCAGGCGCAGGTGCCCTTGGTCTACTGGGCGGAGGAAGACCCGGCTTTTGTCCACATCTGGTCACTGCCTGTCGCGCTGCGCATGCAGGTTGATTTTGTCTTTACCGTCTCGCCGGAAACGGTTTTGGTCTATCGGGAGGCCGGAATCCGCGCTGCGCATATGGACTTCGGCTACGACGAGCAGTTGTATCAGCCTGGCGAGAGCGGGAACGGCCCACGCCTGCCTGTGGCAGTCGTATCTCCAGCTTGCCCGTACATGTATCGGCATCAGTTGGAGCACGATCTCGCGGGTTCTTTGCACACGCTCATCTGGCCGTTGCTGGCGCTGGGGATTCCCGTCCGTTTTTACGGCAAGGAATGGGGGCAGATGAAGCCTATTTTTGGCTTGAACATTCCGCGCGACTGGATTGTGGAGCAGCCAGGCCGGATGGAGGCACGGCAGGTCTATCGGCAAGCCGATATCGTCATCGAGGTGCAGTCTTTAGAAAAGCCAATCTCGGAGCGGATGCTGCAAGCAGCAGGAAGCGGCAGTTTGCTGCTCGCGCGCGACTCTATCGGGCTGAGGCGTATTTTTACTCCCGGCCATGATATGCTGGCATCGTCCTCGCCGATACAGACAGTGGATTTGCTCCGGCACTATCTGGAGAGGCCAGACGAGAGAAAAACGCTTCAGGCGCACGGACTGCGGACGGCTCGTTCTCATACTTACGGGCAACGCGCGCGATTTATGCTTCGCACGCTCGTGGAGGAAGGGATTTTGGCTTCCGATGCGGCCGATTGCGTGCCTGGTGCCGGGGAGCATGGCTGTCCGGGACAGCCGCTTTGCGTGAGCGACGCACGGCATACAGTCAAGCCGGGAGAAAGCCTGTGGCAAATTGCCTGTGCGCACGGCACGACGATCGGAGCGCTTCAGCAGGCAAACCGGTTCGTTTCCGACGTGCTTCATGTCGGTCAAATTTTGCGCATTCCGCATAGAACGGCAGAGGACGGGGAGCAACTTCCGAAAATAAAGAAGTGGCTGGATAAGGCAGCCCGCCTGTTTCAGCTCGATTCGCTGCTGCTTTACGGGATCGCCTATGCGGAATCTGATTTTGGCCAAAATGCAGGCATGAGCAGGGCGGGGGCGCTCGGGATCATGCAGCTCAAGGAGAGGACCGCCCGCGGACTCGGCGTGGATCGAACGGATCCGTGGCAAAACATTTTGGGCGGCGCCATGTACATCAAGGAGATGCTGTATGAATTTGACGGCGATCTGCCGATGGCGTTGGCTGCGTACAACTGGGGGCTGAACCACGTCTGGCACGCCGTTCGCCAGGGGGGCAAGCAGTGGCTGACGCTCGCCCCGGAAGAAACCCAGCATTACGTCATCAAAATCATGAAGTACATGAGCGAGGCAGGCAGACGGTGA
- a CDS encoding glycosyltransferase family protein encodes MRVLFLESHPMWIHGLPNGFRDSGHDVMISGPLTEQNIPEMLGEFQPDLIVMIGWGPEQTPVKLDWIFRHVRQTEVPLVYWATEDPTFTESFTMPLIQRVQPDFVFTICPKRLDYYAERGIKAAHMDFGFHSSIHCPVPAEEAYRTSIAVVANAYPHVFEQYSGHYRLVSLFTLIRPLLHEGMRIDFYGRDWDKMKPYLGMDIPSEWIHGYLSYPDAHKVYSSADIMIGLQNYETQFTQRTYEILGSGGFLVTQDTEAVRSMFTSGKELVAAASATDTLQIIEHYLQHPEKRKEIREQGRRAVSHANYQHRADYMVQVLQEQGLLPQTLATAAGQGQLISYADLIRERYEVHDVRPGDTLWKIAQAYGVTIEHIMKENGLTSYDIYVDQYLKIRERQQ; translated from the coding sequence ATGCGCGTACTGTTTTTGGAAAGTCATCCGATGTGGATTCACGGGCTGCCAAACGGGTTTCGCGACTCTGGACACGATGTGATGATCTCGGGGCCGCTGACGGAGCAAAACATTCCCGAGATGCTGGGAGAGTTTCAGCCGGATTTGATCGTCATGATCGGCTGGGGGCCGGAGCAGACACCCGTCAAGCTGGACTGGATTTTTCGGCATGTCCGGCAAACAGAGGTGCCGCTCGTTTACTGGGCGACAGAAGACCCTACGTTTACAGAGAGCTTTACGATGCCGCTTATTCAAAGAGTGCAGCCCGATTTCGTCTTTACCATTTGCCCAAAGCGCCTGGATTATTACGCGGAGCGGGGGATCAAGGCGGCACACATGGATTTCGGATTTCACTCCAGCATCCATTGTCCCGTTCCGGCCGAGGAGGCGTATCGCACCTCCATCGCCGTTGTTGCCAACGCTTATCCGCATGTATTTGAGCAGTATAGCGGCCATTATCGGCTTGTTTCGCTGTTTACACTGATTCGCCCTCTGCTTCACGAGGGCATGCGCATCGACTTTTACGGGCGGGACTGGGATAAAATGAAGCCGTATTTGGGCATGGACATTCCATCAGAGTGGATTCACGGCTATTTGTCTTACCCGGATGCCCACAAAGTCTACAGCTCGGCAGACATCATGATCGGCCTGCAAAACTACGAGACGCAGTTCACACAGCGGACATATGAGATTTTAGGCTCGGGCGGGTTTCTCGTCACCCAGGATACAGAGGCCGTCCGCAGCATGTTCACGTCCGGAAAAGAACTGGTCGCGGCTGCTTCTGCCACAGATACGCTGCAAATCATCGAGCATTACTTGCAGCATCCAGAGAAGCGAAAAGAAATCCGCGAGCAGGGAAGACGGGCTGTGAGCCACGCCAACTATCAGCATCGCGCCGACTACATGGTGCAGGTGCTGCAAGAGCAAGGGCTTTTGCCGCAAACGCTCGCCACTGCGGCAGGGCAAGGCCAGTTGATCTCGTACGCGGACCTGATTCGCGAGCGGTACGAGGTGCACGATGTCCGCCCCGGCGATACGCTGTGGAAAATTGCCCAGGCTTACGGCGTGACCATCGAGCACATTATGAAGGAAAACGGGCTGACTTCCTATGATATATACGTCGATCAATATTTGAAAATCAGGGAGCGACAGCAGTAA
- a CDS encoding phosphotransferase family protein, with amino-acid sequence MQLEPLRKLLQERYPELRNETFRVDDTGWSNFVVIVGEKMIFRFPKTEEAKAIISRETQILPQLESMVPVAIPQFVYSSAPTDDIKYVGYPMIFGKPLYREEMNGLSGQEQEKVAEAIGGFLSGLHAYPLEKSFDKAIDPGLTRLFYENFLARIERKAFSYMPVELQRWTRQTFQSFLANPDYFRFKPALLHNDLKPEHLLYDFEKRQLSGIIDFGAMGVGDPAYDFVGIYRAYGAAFTQKVLSHYTREIDARFLERITTFYVKTISFWTLFYGIDSQNEKLIQYGLGKLQAFAKPKRT; translated from the coding sequence GTGCAACTCGAGCCTTTGCGCAAGCTGCTGCAAGAGCGATATCCAGAGCTACGTAACGAAACATTCCGGGTGGACGATACAGGCTGGAGCAATTTCGTCGTCATCGTGGGAGAAAAAATGATTTTTCGCTTCCCCAAGACCGAAGAAGCCAAAGCGATTATCAGCCGGGAGACGCAAATTTTGCCACAGCTTGAGTCGATGGTGCCTGTGGCGATTCCGCAGTTTGTCTATTCTTCTGCGCCGACCGACGACATCAAGTACGTAGGCTATCCGATGATTTTCGGCAAGCCGCTTTACCGCGAAGAGATGAACGGGCTGTCCGGGCAGGAGCAAGAGAAGGTAGCGGAGGCGATTGGCGGCTTTCTGAGCGGTCTGCATGCCTACCCGCTGGAAAAGTCGTTCGACAAGGCGATTGATCCGGGGTTGACCCGGCTCTTTTACGAGAACTTTCTGGCACGGATCGAGCGGAAGGCTTTTTCCTACATGCCTGTCGAGCTGCAACGGTGGACCCGGCAAACCTTTCAGTCGTTTTTGGCGAACCCGGACTACTTCCGGTTCAAGCCGGCCTTGCTGCACAACGACTTGAAGCCGGAGCATCTGCTCTACGACTTTGAAAAAAGGCAACTGAGCGGGATTATCGACTTCGGAGCGATGGGGGTAGGCGACCCTGCCTATGATTTTGTCGGCATATACCGGGCGTACGGCGCGGCTTTTACCCAAAAAGTGCTGAGCCATTACACCCGGGAGATTGACGCCAGATTTTTGGAGCGGATCACAACGTTTTACGTCAAGACCATCAGCTTCTGGACGCTCTTTTACGGCATTGACAGCCAAAATGAAAAGCTCATCCAGTACGGGCTTGGAAAGCTGCAGGCATTTGCCAAACCAAAAAGGACGTAA
- a CDS encoding ABC transporter ATP-binding protein, whose product MEKVLEVKDLHVSFDTYAGEVKAVRGVSFDLHKGETLAIVGESGSGKSVTSQALMRLIPSPPGRIPKGQVLFEGRDLVTLSEKEMQDVRGRDISMIFQDPMTSLNPTMTIGNQIMESFIKHQKLSRSEARTRAVELLELVGIPFAKERVDQYPHQFSGGMRQRIVIAIALACNPKVIIADEPTTALDVSIQAQILELLKDIQKKMGTSIIFITHDLGVVANMADRVAVMYAGKIVEIGKVDEIFYDPKHPYTWGLLGSMPSLDTDDEELMSIPGSPPDMFKPPVGDAFAARNPYALKVDLEYEPPMFKISDTHYAATWLLHEMAPQIDPPASAVRRKTASAEAKKVESPRPKATISYDQREKIVEVRNLKQHFDLGGGQVLKAVDGITFDIYKGEIFGLVGESGCGKSTTGRTILRLYDATDGEVLFKGKNVHGKKSGEEKKWLNRKIQMIFQDPYSSLNPRLTVSDIIAEGLDIHKLATKEQRIAKVHELLETVGLNREHANRYPHEFSGGQRQRIGIARALAVDPEFIIADEPISALDVSIQAQVINLLKRLQKEKGLTYLFIAHDLSMVKYISDRIGVMYRGRIVELAESNRLYENPIHPYTKSLLSAIPLPDPDYERNRKRIVFDDQEYLQNQDEERVLREIEPGHYVACTQKEFERYGGGVLV is encoded by the coding sequence ATGGAAAAAGTTTTGGAAGTAAAGGACTTACACGTGTCTTTTGATACGTATGCAGGTGAGGTAAAAGCGGTGCGGGGGGTTTCCTTCGACTTGCACAAAGGAGAGACTCTGGCCATCGTGGGCGAGTCCGGCTCCGGAAAATCGGTTACCTCGCAAGCTCTCATGCGACTCATCCCTTCTCCTCCGGGACGTATTCCGAAAGGACAAGTCCTGTTCGAAGGAAGAGATTTGGTCACCCTGTCGGAAAAAGAAATGCAGGACGTTCGCGGCCGCGATATTTCGATGATTTTCCAGGATCCGATGACCTCTCTCAACCCGACCATGACGATCGGGAACCAAATCATGGAGAGCTTCATCAAGCACCAAAAGCTGAGCCGTTCCGAAGCGCGCACCCGCGCCGTCGAGCTGTTGGAGCTGGTCGGGATTCCGTTCGCAAAAGAACGCGTCGATCAATACCCGCACCAATTCTCCGGCGGGATGCGCCAACGGATTGTCATTGCGATCGCCCTCGCCTGCAATCCTAAAGTCATCATTGCCGACGAGCCGACGACCGCGCTCGACGTGTCCATTCAGGCGCAAATTTTGGAGCTGCTCAAAGACATTCAGAAAAAAATGGGCACCTCGATCATCTTCATTACCCACGACCTCGGCGTCGTAGCCAACATGGCTGACCGCGTAGCTGTCATGTACGCGGGAAAAATCGTCGAGATCGGAAAAGTCGACGAGATTTTCTACGATCCCAAGCATCCGTACACATGGGGCCTGCTCGGCTCGATGCCTAGCCTCGATACGGACGACGAAGAGCTGATGTCTATTCCTGGCTCCCCGCCAGACATGTTCAAGCCGCCTGTCGGCGATGCGTTTGCTGCGCGCAATCCGTACGCCCTGAAAGTCGATCTGGAATACGAGCCGCCGATGTTCAAAATTTCCGACACGCACTATGCGGCAACCTGGCTGCTGCACGAAATGGCTCCACAGATCGACCCGCCCGCTTCTGCTGTGCGACGCAAGACTGCTTCTGCAGAGGCGAAGAAAGTCGAAAGCCCGCGTCCGAAAGCAACGATCTCGTACGACCAGCGCGAGAAGATCGTGGAAGTCAGAAACTTGAAGCAGCATTTCGACCTTGGCGGCGGACAAGTCTTGAAGGCTGTCGACGGCATTACTTTTGACATCTACAAAGGCGAGATTTTCGGACTCGTAGGCGAATCCGGGTGTGGAAAATCCACTACGGGCCGGACGATCCTGCGCCTGTATGACGCCACTGACGGCGAAGTGCTGTTCAAAGGCAAAAACGTCCACGGCAAAAAATCAGGCGAAGAGAAAAAATGGCTGAACCGCAAAATCCAGATGATTTTCCAAGACCCGTATTCGTCCCTGAATCCTCGTCTGACTGTATCCGATATTATCGCGGAAGGTCTGGATATCCACAAGCTCGCTACTAAAGAGCAGCGCATTGCGAAAGTACATGAGCTTTTGGAAACGGTCGGTCTCAACCGCGAGCACGCCAACCGTTACCCGCATGAGTTCAGCGGCGGGCAGCGCCAGCGCATCGGTATCGCGCGCGCTCTCGCAGTCGATCCCGAGTTTATCATTGCCGACGAGCCGATCTCCGCACTGGACGTATCCATCCAGGCGCAGGTCATCAACCTGCTCAAACGTCTGCAAAAAGAAAAAGGGCTGACCTATCTGTTCATCGCCCATGACCTGTCGATGGTGAAATACATCAGCGACCGCATCGGCGTCATGTACCGCGGCCGCATCGTCGAGTTGGCGGAAAGCAACCGCCTGTACGAAAATCCGATTCACCCGTACACCAAGTCCCTGCTCTCTGCGATTCCTTTGCCAGACCCGGATTACGAGCGCAACCGCAAACGAATTGTGTTCGACGATCAGGAGTACCTGCAAAACCAGGACGAGGAAAGAGTGCTGCGGGAAATCGAGCCAGGCCACTATGTCGCCTGCACCCAGAAAGAATTTGAACGCTACGGCGGCGGCGTGCTGGTGTAA